Proteins from a single region of Acipenser ruthenus chromosome 31, fAciRut3.2 maternal haplotype, whole genome shotgun sequence:
- the LOC117964653 gene encoding uncharacterized protein K02A2.6-like — protein MTELFKQQDGVAVYMDDILIYGTTEEEHDRRLSDALQIIEAAGLKLNKEKCLMRQTRLQYLGHCVDEHGIRPDPMKVNAISELQPPKNTSELRRILGMIHYLGRYLPNLSETTRPLNELLKSSSSWNWSLAQEQAFTKAKRLISEAPVLAFYDATKATTVSADASSYGLGGVLLQSHKGQLKPIAYCSRTLTDTERRYAQIEKECLAAVWACEKFSKYLYGLDTFTLQTDHKPLIPLINSKDLDCVPLRCQRLLMRMMRYNPQAEYVPGKTLVVADTLSRHCSPAVQPEIAELTEEIDAYEEAAQAAWPMSRSKLEQVKQLTSEDPELQTVTQFVKEGWSKYAANVPESIKPYYSEKNCLSLSKGILLHGNRITIPKGLRQEIIERLHDGHYGITKCRERAKMSVWWPGIGKEIQNTIQACKVCQEAKPTQHREPLMTTPLPDRPWKRVGADICELQKKHYLIAVDYFSRYIEIAYLPDMISDTVISRLKNIFARWGCPNELVTDNGPQFKGRGFREFAKAYDFHHVTSPHYSQANGEKSRKKRVKKVKRKLKQHKSYLISKSLILLRVL, from the exons ATGACAGAACTATTCAAGCAGCAAGATGGGGTCGCGGTGTATATGGATGATATCCTGATATACGGCACCACAGAAGAAGAACATGACAGAAGACTGTCAGACGCCCTCCAGATAATTGAAGCTGCAGGTCTGAAACTCAATAAAGAGAAATGCCTAATGCGTCAAACACGGCTGCAGTATTTAGGACACTGTGTAGACGAGCACGGGATACGCCCTGATCCAATGAAGGTAAATGCTATATCAGAGTTACAGCCACCCAAGAATACATCTGAATTGAGAAGAATTCTTGGTATGATACACTATCTAGGAAGATACCTACCTAACCTGTCAGAGACAACAAGACCCCTGAATGAATTGCTAAAGAGCAGTTCATCTTGGAACTGGAGTTTAGCACAGGAACAAGCTTTCACAAAGGCGAAAAGGCTAATTTCAGAAGCACCAGTTCTAGCTTTCTATGATGCAACCAAGGCTACTACAGTCAGTGCAGACGCAAGTAGCTATGGATTAGGTGGAGTCCTACTGCAGAGCCACAAAGGACAATTAAAGCCAATTGCATACTGCTCAAGGACACTAACGGACACAGAGAGACGCTATGCACAAATAGAAAAAGAGTGCTTAGCTGCTGTTTGGGCATGTGAGAAATTCTCCAAGTACTTGTACGGTCTAGATACTTTCACACTTCAGACGGATCACAAGCCATTGATACCGCTGATAAACAGCAAAGACTTAGACTGTGTACCGCTCAGGTGCCAGAGACTACTAATGCGCATGATGAGGTACAACCCACAAGCAGAATATGTACCTGGGAAGACATTAGTAGTGGCAGATACATTGTCTAGACATTGTTCACCAGCAGTCCAGCCTGAAATAGCTGAATTGACAGAAGAGATAGACGCTTATGAAGAAGCAGCACAGGCGGCATGGCCAATGTCTAGAAGCAAACTAGAACAAGTCAAACAGCTGACTAGCGAGGATCCAGAACTGCAGACAGTGACCCAGTTTGTGAAAGAAGGATGGTCAAAATACGCAGCAAATGTACCAGAGAGCATTAAACCCTACTATTCTGAGAAAAATTGCCTCTCATTATCAAAAGGAATCCTGCTGCACGGTAACAGAATAACGATTCCAAAAGGTTTGCGTCAGGAAATTATTGAACGACTGCATGATGGTCACTACGGCATCACAAAGTGTCGAGAGCGTGCCAAAATGAGTGTTTGGTGGCCTGGCATAGGAAAGGAAATCCAGAATACAATCCAGGCATGTAAAGTGTGTCAAGAAGCAaaacctacccaacacagagaaCCACTGATGACGACTCCACTACCAGATAGACCCTGGAAGAGAGTTGGAGCTGACATATGTGAGTTACAGAAGAAACACTACTTGATTGCTGTTGACTATTTTTCTAGATACATTGAAATTGCATATCTCCCAGACATGATTAGCGATACAGTGATCTCTCGCCTAAAGAACATCTTTGCTAGATGGGGCTGCCCAAACGAACTTGTAACAGACAATGGACCACAGTTCAAAGGAAGAGGATTTCGAGAGTTTGCTAAAGCTTACGATTTCCACCATGTAACAAGTCCACACTATTCGCAAGCCAATGGAGAA AAGAGCAGGAAGAAGAGAGTGAAGAAGGTCAAAAGAAAACTCAAGCAACACAAGAGCTACCTGATATCGAAGAGCCTGATCCTCCTCAGAGTCCTGTGA